The following proteins are encoded in a genomic region of Mycobacterium sp. 155:
- a CDS encoding 3-oxoacyl-ACP synthase, with the protein MSAYITATGSFLPGNPVPNDEIEDYLGTVGHATSDVRDLTLENCGIKTRYYAIDKDQQTVISNAAMAANAVRKAAARAGLGPNDVELLTAATTGPDMLAPGHASMVHGELGYGPMEISTAVGVCSSGMMALKNAYLQVAIGEKRNAISVASELASRIFKSTRYDEMGLLAQDGSLPLEAAFLRYMLSDGAGAAVIENAPAASGISLRIDWISLTSFANTEKTCMYGGSNSNAAAKTWMDYPTSAAAEADGALVLRQDLSLLPHLVSVGADEWERLRKLGKFDPDTLTWIPAHYSSERMKQIVFKEFARRGINAGRTEKWYSNLTSVGNIGCAAIFVILDEMMTEGLIKQGDTLLCMVPESGRFVISFMHLTAVSGAAPDPRP; encoded by the coding sequence ATGAGCGCGTACATCACGGCCACGGGCAGCTTTTTGCCGGGCAACCCAGTGCCCAACGATGAAATCGAAGACTACCTGGGGACTGTGGGCCACGCGACAAGTGATGTGCGGGATCTGACCCTGGAGAACTGCGGTATCAAGACCCGCTATTACGCCATAGACAAGGATCAGCAAACCGTCATTTCAAATGCGGCGATGGCCGCAAATGCGGTGCGCAAGGCCGCCGCGCGCGCCGGCCTCGGCCCGAACGACGTCGAGCTGCTGACCGCGGCGACGACGGGGCCGGATATGTTGGCGCCCGGGCATGCAAGCATGGTGCACGGAGAATTGGGCTACGGGCCCATGGAGATTTCTACTGCCGTCGGAGTCTGCAGTTCCGGAATGATGGCACTGAAGAACGCCTACCTGCAAGTGGCGATCGGTGAGAAGCGCAACGCGATCAGCGTCGCCAGCGAGTTGGCCTCCCGCATTTTCAAAAGCACCAGGTACGACGAGATGGGTCTGCTCGCCCAAGACGGATCGCTGCCGCTAGAAGCCGCGTTCCTGCGTTACATGCTCTCTGACGGCGCTGGTGCGGCGGTCATCGAGAATGCACCCGCGGCATCGGGAATCAGCCTTCGCATCGACTGGATTTCGTTGACGTCCTTCGCCAATACCGAGAAGACATGCATGTACGGCGGCAGCAACTCCAACGCGGCCGCGAAGACCTGGATGGACTATCCGACCTCCGCAGCAGCTGAAGCCGACGGTGCACTCGTGCTGCGCCAGGACCTCTCGCTGCTGCCGCACCTGGTCAGCGTCGGAGCCGACGAGTGGGAACGACTGCGCAAATTGGGCAAGTTCGACCCGGACACGCTCACCTGGATCCCCGCGCACTACTCGAGCGAGCGGATGAAGCAGATCGTCTTCAAAGAGTTCGCCCGACGCGGGATTAACGCCGGCCGAACAGAGAAGTGGTACAGCAACCTGACATCCGTCGGCAACATAGGCTGCGCAGCCATTTTCGTCATCCTCGACGAGATGATGACCGAGGGCCTGATCAAACAGGGCGACACGTTACTGTGCATGGTCCCGGAGTCCGGCCGGTTCGTGATCTCTTTCATGCATCTGACAGCGGTGTCGGGAGCCGCGCCGGATCCTCGGCCATGA
- a CDS encoding acyl carrier protein: MSALAPGHDELIDWLTVKVAGYLGLRPDEIDTDIPLADCGIDSISGMALCADLNYEKGFDVETTIVWDCATIDEIAAYLTGQRGTS; this comes from the coding sequence ATGAGCGCTCTCGCGCCGGGACACGACGAACTTATCGATTGGCTGACCGTGAAGGTCGCCGGCTACCTCGGCCTACGGCCGGACGAGATCGACACAGACATCCCGTTGGCCGACTGTGGGATCGACTCCATCTCCGGCATGGCGTTGTGCGCAGACTTGAATTACGAGAAAGGATTCGACGTCGAGACCACCATAGTGTGGGACTGCGCGACCATCGATGAGATTGCCGCCTACCTCACCGGGCAGCGAGGGACATCGTGA
- a CDS encoding type I polyketide synthase, whose product MIPIAVIGIDCRFAGAPDKDAFWRLMMDAVVTDTEVPTQRWDVDDFYRPDGAPGSMNTRRGHFIDNVDAFDNDFFGIAPVEAAALDPQQRLLLQSSWRALEDAGIDPRSLAGTPTGVFVGVMSSEWSSLQLLDFAGAGAFLGTGSGYFMTANRVSYHLGLTGPSVAIDSACSSSLTAIHQGCAALRSGEADTVIAAGVNLILTPALSIFYTQAGLSAPDGRCKPFRRDANGIGRGEGIAAVVLRRLDDALADRQPIYAVVRSSVTNHDGRSNGITAPNRRSQVALMRRALGLAEVDARQIAFVEAHGTGTVLGDMIEASALGDVHKTRSCAPCLLGSVKGNIGHTEGSAGIAAFIKTCLALHLGVLPPTVIGDGPNPGLRLDENGLKLAAAAQVLPTHGVLGAVSSFGLGGGNAHAILESAPAAASPSPCRRGVVMISAPSTHALRSNAAAMGRALRAVDVDRVGAWCRSTNIVKRSHRHRVVLEGDRDALADGLEQVAAGARPDLTSAGRPHRLPATVGLLFSGQGTQYSGMTRPLYRANPVYRKALDTVCAALRPHLGADLLTTILGDDTGLDHTSLTQPALFAVSYALGKTLLQSGIRARFGIGHSLGEISAACLSSVLTVGDAARLVVARGRLMGSLPPNGAMIAIDLSVEQAEELVADVPGCVVAAVNGPRSLTISGTTDAVARLQTVVQQHGGRATGLAVSHAFHSPLMEPIVTDFRDELDGLEPHPAEFPLFSTVLGRQIDGSEMTAAYWAQQICAPVQFYGAVRAAVKAVGADYLAEAGPRSGLLMLARQAGLPARTPSLVLCSGPDSDGSELLSVAATLLRDGYSPDLTPLYGEPAGPLQRLPAYVFDDTSRFWFDGPIAYPHQQVRLDQTETTAPAVEDADTEQVHDRTEDEVLALIADVGNYSVTELTRSKRLADDLGYDSLLQLRLLDRLRKEYPQLQHVSVADLLPRIHNVGDLVDFVVFQGSGIR is encoded by the coding sequence GTGATACCGATCGCGGTGATCGGTATCGATTGCCGCTTCGCCGGGGCACCAGACAAAGACGCATTCTGGCGGCTGATGATGGACGCAGTAGTCACTGACACCGAAGTGCCCACTCAGCGTTGGGATGTCGACGACTTCTACCGGCCCGACGGCGCACCCGGGTCGATGAACACCCGGCGCGGCCACTTCATCGACAACGTGGATGCCTTCGACAACGACTTCTTCGGTATAGCGCCCGTCGAGGCGGCGGCACTCGACCCTCAGCAGCGGCTGCTGTTGCAGTCGTCGTGGCGCGCGCTCGAAGATGCCGGGATCGACCCGCGCTCGCTGGCGGGAACGCCGACCGGGGTTTTCGTCGGCGTGATGTCCAGCGAATGGAGTAGCCTTCAACTTCTCGATTTTGCCGGCGCCGGAGCCTTCCTCGGCACCGGCAGCGGCTACTTCATGACGGCAAATCGTGTCTCCTACCACCTCGGCCTCACGGGACCGAGTGTGGCGATCGATTCGGCCTGCTCGTCGTCACTGACCGCGATACATCAGGGGTGCGCCGCGCTGCGCTCCGGTGAAGCCGACACCGTAATCGCTGCGGGTGTGAATCTCATTCTGACTCCGGCACTTTCGATCTTCTACACGCAGGCTGGGCTATCCGCTCCCGACGGGCGCTGCAAACCGTTCCGGCGAGACGCCAACGGCATCGGCAGGGGTGAGGGCATCGCGGCAGTCGTGTTGCGCCGACTCGACGACGCGCTAGCCGATCGACAGCCGATCTATGCCGTCGTGAGAAGTTCCGTCACCAACCACGATGGGCGCAGCAACGGGATCACCGCTCCGAATCGACGCTCGCAGGTGGCGCTGATGCGTCGGGCGCTTGGCCTCGCCGAGGTTGACGCCCGCCAGATCGCTTTCGTCGAAGCCCACGGCACCGGCACGGTGCTGGGAGACATGATCGAGGCCAGCGCCCTCGGCGATGTGCATAAGACCCGAAGCTGCGCACCATGTTTACTCGGCTCGGTCAAGGGAAACATCGGGCACACCGAGGGCAGCGCGGGCATCGCGGCGTTCATCAAGACCTGCCTGGCCCTGCACCTGGGCGTCCTACCGCCGACGGTGATCGGCGACGGGCCCAACCCTGGCCTGCGGCTCGACGAGAACGGGCTGAAGCTGGCCGCTGCTGCGCAAGTGCTGCCGACGCACGGTGTGCTGGGCGCGGTGAGTTCGTTCGGGCTTGGCGGCGGTAACGCACACGCCATCTTGGAATCCGCGCCTGCCGCTGCGTCGCCCAGCCCGTGCCGACGGGGAGTCGTGATGATCTCGGCGCCATCCACGCATGCTTTGAGGAGCAACGCTGCGGCAATGGGCCGCGCGCTGCGAGCCGTCGACGTTGACCGGGTCGGCGCGTGGTGTCGGTCGACGAATATCGTCAAGCGATCCCATCGGCACCGCGTTGTGCTCGAAGGTGACCGCGACGCTCTGGCTGACGGCCTCGAGCAGGTCGCCGCCGGCGCACGCCCCGACCTCACCTCCGCCGGGCGCCCCCATCGGCTGCCGGCGACCGTCGGATTGCTGTTTTCGGGTCAGGGTACGCAGTATTCGGGCATGACGCGCCCGCTTTACCGCGCGAACCCCGTTTACCGAAAGGCCCTCGATACCGTCTGTGCCGCGTTGCGCCCTCACCTGGGCGCGGACCTGCTGACGACGATACTTGGTGACGATACCGGGCTCGATCACACCAGCTTGACGCAGCCGGCGTTGTTCGCCGTGTCGTATGCGTTGGGAAAGACATTGTTGCAGAGCGGTATCCGGGCGAGATTCGGCATCGGCCACAGCCTCGGGGAGATCAGCGCGGCCTGCCTCTCGAGCGTCCTCACGGTCGGGGACGCCGCCCGGCTCGTCGTGGCCAGAGGGCGGTTGATGGGTTCGTTGCCGCCCAATGGGGCAATGATCGCGATCGACCTGAGCGTGGAACAGGCAGAGGAGCTTGTCGCCGACGTGCCCGGCTGCGTTGTCGCGGCCGTCAACGGCCCACGTTCACTGACGATTTCCGGGACAACTGACGCGGTGGCACGGCTACAGACAGTCGTCCAGCAACATGGCGGCAGGGCGACGGGCCTGGCGGTGTCACATGCCTTTCACTCGCCGCTGATGGAGCCGATCGTGACGGACTTCCGCGACGAGTTGGACGGGCTCGAGCCGCATCCCGCCGAGTTCCCGTTGTTCTCAACGGTGCTCGGCAGACAAATCGACGGCAGCGAGATGACCGCCGCCTACTGGGCCCAGCAGATATGCGCGCCGGTGCAGTTCTATGGCGCCGTTCGAGCCGCCGTGAAGGCAGTTGGCGCTGACTATCTTGCCGAGGCCGGTCCGAGATCTGGGCTGCTCATGCTTGCCAGGCAGGCGGGACTGCCGGCGCGGACACCTTCGCTTGTCCTATGTAGCGGTCCGGATTCCGACGGAAGTGAACTGCTCAGTGTTGCAGCGACTTTGCTGCGTGACGGTTATTCACCGGACCTCACCCCGCTGTACGGCGAGCCAGCCGGCCCGTTGCAGCGACTTCCGGCCTACGTCTTCGACGACACCAGCCGGTTCTGGTTTGACGGTCCTATCGCCTACCCGCACCAACAGGTGCGACTCGACCAGACCGAGACGACAGCACCCGCCGTCGAGGACGCCGACACGGAGCAGGTGCACGACCGCACCGAGGATGAGGTTCTGGCACTGATCGCCGATGTGGGCAACTATTCGGTCACCGAACTGACGCGATCCAAGCGGTTGGCGGACGACTTGGGATATGACTCGCTGCTTCAGCTTCGGCTGCTGGATCGACTGCGCAAGGAATATCCGCAGCTGCAACACGTCAGCGTTGCCGATTTACTACCGCGAATCCACAACGTCGGCGACCTCGTCGACTTCGTGGTTTTTCAAGGGAGCGGAATCCGTTGA